From the Anaerolineae bacterium genome, one window contains:
- a CDS encoding MFS transporter — protein MSAYEHTIRRHFRRNFTVNVADLALWSLGSACVSTATVLPLYIAHLTDNPVLIGLIPSVQFLGWRLPQLFTGNLVERLPRKLPFVLLVSLNERIPFILLGLFILLWRSADSTLTLTVVFVLLCWQALGGGFVANAWQDMVAKIILPSHWGLFFGVGNAIGAVLGIGGAALSRYLLTAFHYPYSFAYSYLAGSAFFMVSWLALTFTVEPARQPSKPAIPLSTYLSRLPALVQSDRNFRNFILVRSFGTFSGMGNAFLAVHAASRFNLGDEAAALFTATMLVSQAILNPVLGRLGDRKGHRLVVGASYWMQALGMVAAALAPNVSLFLLAFAFRAAVDAAFMTSGMPIVFQFCRDEDRPTYIGLANTLTAPPLVVAPVLGGALAGAAGYVSVFWASAILGLASALAWDRFVRDPRSQPMEEPRLSVRPALVTGEGSHDEPGGMRRA, from the coding sequence GGCACTGTGGTCTCTGGGCAGCGCGTGCGTCTCGACCGCCACCGTGCTTCCGCTCTACATCGCTCACCTAACCGACAACCCGGTCCTCATCGGTCTGATCCCGTCGGTGCAGTTCCTGGGCTGGCGTCTTCCCCAGCTATTCACCGGTAACCTGGTGGAACGCCTACCCCGCAAGCTTCCCTTCGTTCTACTGGTCAGTCTCAACGAGCGCATTCCTTTCATCCTGCTGGGCCTGTTCATCCTGCTGTGGCGCTCGGCAGACAGCACTCTGACTCTGACGGTGGTGTTCGTTCTGCTCTGTTGGCAGGCCCTCGGCGGCGGCTTCGTCGCCAACGCGTGGCAGGACATGGTGGCCAAGATCATCCTGCCCAGCCACTGGGGGCTCTTCTTTGGGGTAGGCAACGCCATCGGCGCCGTGCTGGGAATCGGGGGCGCCGCCCTCTCCCGCTATCTGCTCACTGCCTTCCACTACCCGTACAGCTTCGCGTACAGCTATCTGGCCGGAAGCGCCTTCTTCATGGTGTCGTGGCTGGCCCTTACTTTCACGGTGGAGCCCGCCAGACAACCGTCCAAGCCTGCCATCCCCCTTTCCACCTATCTCTCTCGGCTTCCGGCCCTGGTGCAGAGCGATCGCAACTTCCGCAACTTCATCCTCGTCCGCTCCTTCGGCACTTTCTCCGGGATGGGTAACGCCTTCCTCGCCGTACACGCCGCCAGTCGCTTCAACTTGGGCGACGAAGCCGCCGCCCTCTTCACTGCCACCATGCTCGTCTCCCAGGCTATCCTCAACCCCGTCCTGGGGCGACTGGGAGACCGCAAGGGACACAGACTGGTGGTGGGAGCCTCGTATTGGATGCAGGCCCTGGGCATGGTAGCGGCGGCCCTGGCCCCGAACGTCAGTCTGTTCCTCCTGGCCTTCGCCTTCAGAGCGGCGGTGGATGCAGCCTTCATGACTTCGGGAATGCCGATAGTCTTCCAGTTCTGCCGCGACGAAGATCGGCCCACCTACATCGGCCTCGCCAACACCCTCACTGCCCCGCCCCTGGTCGTCGCGCCCGTGCTCGGAGGAGCCCTGGCCGGAGCAGCGGGGTACGTGTCGGTGTTCTGGGCTTCTGCTATACTCGGCCTGGCCTCCGCCCTGGCTTGGGATCGCTTCGTGCGTGACCCGCGCTCCCAGCCGATGGAGGAACCACGTCTGTCCGTCCGCCCAGCCCTCGTCACCGGCGAGGGATCACACGACGAACCGGGAGGTATGCGCCGTGCGTAA